The following coding sequences lie in one Arachis ipaensis cultivar K30076 chromosome B05, Araip1.1, whole genome shotgun sequence genomic window:
- the LOC107640436 gene encoding uncharacterized protein LOC107640436, producing MVGCVYKVISKWLKTRKKSAPIINLDFQKAYDRVKWSFVDIVLQKMGFGTKWRRRVNECICSASMSILINGSPSKSFKMERGLRQGDPLSHFLFVLVVDVLHRMVAEAVRNSRNSPLLVGQDNIELSHLQFVDYTILFCPHDEVTIRNYKMLLRCFEDSLWITPYCSVHMMKLLSEITRCFCDVLR from the exons ATGGTAGGCTGTGTGTATAAGGTCATATCAAAG TGGCTGAAAACGAGGAAGAAGAGTGCACCGATAATCAATTTGGATTTTCAAAAGGCATATGACAGAGTCAAATGGAGTTTTGTGGATATCGTCCTTCAAAAGATGGGTTTTGGTACTAAATGGCGAAGACGGGTCAATGAGTGTATTTGCTCGGCGTCTATGTCGATTCTAATAAATGGGTCGCCATCTAAATCCTTTAAGATGGAACGAGGTCTAAGGCAAGGTGATCCGCTCTCTCATTTTCTCTTTGTACTTGTGGTGGATGTACTCCATAGGATGGTAGCTGAAGCTGTGAGGAATAGCAGAAATTCTCCATTGTTGGTCGGACAGGACAACATTGAATTGTCTCACTTACAGTTTGTGGATTACACCATATTGTTCTGTCCACATGATGAAGTTACTATCAGAAATTACAAGATGCTTTTGCGATGTTTTGAGGACAGTTTGTGGATTACACCATATTGTTCTGTCCACATGATGAAGTTACTATCAGAAATTACAAGATGCTTTTGCGATGTTTTGAGGTGA
- the LOC107640434 gene encoding uncharacterized protein LOC107640434 — protein sequence MNLERVGDAVRCRAFPVTLAGPAIRWFNVLPQRSITSFADISQSFLARFTTRIAKAKHPINLLGVTQKPGELTRKFLDRFNDECLEIDDLTDSVASLYLTNGLQNEDFRKHLTTMPVWSMQEIQSVAKEYINDVEVGQVVSANKRQLLNPQLGRPPRSTDTRKPPGTAPLASNPSNPHG from the coding sequence ATGAACTTGGAGAGGGTAGGCGACGCGGTCAGATGCCGAGCGTTCCCTGTGACGCTAGCCGGCCCAGCGATTCGATGGTTCAACGTCCTCCCACAAAGATCCATCACATCTTTCGCGGACATCTCCCAAAGCTTCCTGGCTCGGTTCACGACACGCATAGCCAAGGCAAAACACCCAATCAACTTGTTGGGGGTTACCCAAAAGCCCGGGGAGCTGACCAGAAAGTTCCTAGACAGATTCAATGATGAGTGTCTAGAGATTGACGACCTTACGGACTCAGTCGCTAGTCTCTACCTAACGAACGGCCTGCAAAACGAGGACTTTAGGAAGCACCTCACTACCATGCCTGTCTGGTCCATGCAAGAAATTCAAAGTGTGGCCAAGGAATACATTAATGATGTGGAAGTTGGTCAGGTTGTATCAGCAAATAAACGGCAGCTCCTAAACCCCCAGCTCGGCAGGCCACCCAGGTCGACAGATACAAGGAAGCCCCCCGGGACGGCACCCTTGGCAAGCAATCCAAGCAACCCTCACGGGTAG